A region of the Gammaproteobacteria bacterium genome:
CTTTGGCAGGAGCATCAGCAACCATACATTCTGTGGTAATCATCAAACCAGCAACGGATGCGGCATTTTGTAATGCTGTACGTGTCACTTTAGCAGGGTCGAGGATACCTGCTTTAATCATGTCTACGTATTCGCCTTTTGCTGCATTGTAACCGTAGTTACCTTCACCATTTTTAACATTATTCACTACCACTGAGGCTTCTTCACCACAGTTGTTGACGATTTGGCGTAATGGCTCTTCCATTGTACGTTTGGCAATCGCAATACCAACATTTTGGTCTTCATTATCACCTTTAAGGTCAGCAATTGCTGATAATGCACGAATCAATGCCACTCCACCACCGGGAACAACACCTTCTTCTACAGCAGCACGAGTTGAGTGTAAAGCATCTTCAACACGGTCTTTCTTCTCTTTCATTTCAATTTCAGAAGCTGCACCGACTTTAATCACTGCAACACCACCTGCTAGTTTAGCAACACGTTCTTGCAATTTTTCTTTATCGTAATCGGAAGTCGCTTCATCAATTTGTTTACGAATTTGATTCACTCTGGCTTCGATGGATGAAACATCACCGGCACCGTCAATGATTGTTGTGTTTTCTTTGCTGATTTGAACTCGTTTTGCTGTTCCCAAATCTTCGATTGTCACTTTATCCAAAGATAAACCAACTTCTTCAGAAATAACTGTACCACCAGTTAAAACAGCAATATCTTCCAACATCGCTTTACGTCTGTCACCAAAACCAGGAGCTTTAACCGCTGAAACTTTAACGATTCCACGCAAATTATTTACAACCAAAGTTGCCAATGCTTCACCGTCGATGTCTTCAGCAACAATCAACAATGGTTTGCTGGCTTTAGCAACTGCTTCCAATGTTGGTAACAATTCACGAATGTTAGAAATTTTCTTGTCATGCAACAAAATATAAGGTGCATCCAGTTCGGCTGTCATTGTGTCTTGGTTAGTCACAAAATACGGAGACAAATAACCTCTGTCAAATTGCATACCTTCAACGACGTCCAGTTCATTGGAAAGTCCTGAACCTTCTTCAACAG
Encoded here:
- the groL gene encoding chaperonin GroEL (60 kDa chaperone family; promotes refolding of misfolded polypeptides especially under stressful conditions; forms two stacked rings of heptamers to form a barrel-shaped 14mer; ends can be capped by GroES; misfolded proteins enter the barrel where they are refolded when GroES binds), giving the protein MMAKEVLFSEDARAKMARGVNVLANAVKVTLGPKGRNVVLDKSFGAPTITKDGVSVAKEIELEDKFENMGAQMVKEVASQTNDAAGDGTTTATILAQAFVREGLKAVAAGMNPMDLKRGIDKAVATAVSALKDLSVPCTDSNAIAQVGTISANSDESVGKIIAEAMDKVGKEGVITVEEGSGLSNELDVVEGMQFDRGYLSPYFVTNQDTMTAELDAPYILLHDKKISNIRELLPTLEAVAKASKPLLIVAEDIDGEALATLVVNNLRGIVKVSAVKAPGFGDRRKAMLEDIAVLTGGTVISEEVGLSLDKVTIEDLGTAKRVQISKENTTIIDGAGDVSSIEARVNQIRKQIDEATSDYDKEKLQERVAKLAGGVAVIKVGAASEIEMKEKKDRVEDALHSTRAAVEEGVVPGGGVALIRALSAIADLKGDNEDQNVGIAIAKRTMEEPLRQIVNNCGEEASVVVNNVKNGEGNYGYNAAKGEYVDMIKAGILDPAKVTRTALQNAASVAGLMITTECMVADAPAKDSGAPDMGGMGGMGGMGGMPGMM